The following coding sequences lie in one candidate division KSB1 bacterium genomic window:
- a CDS encoding reverse transcriptase domain-containing protein, with protein MNDLLKKLVTISNLDAAWQRVLANGGCRGSDGVNLQRFGLDLIGNLRDLSHSLEHGYYHPYPLLRSPVPKGRSTVGPLNRSTVAPLDRSTVKLSNGQTVQPSHRFLSVPTVRDRVAQTAAFLATKEIFEAEFEDVSHAYREGRGVKTAVWDIKEWRDKGYRFAVDADITSYFDNVPHGILLGKLEKLIPDPAILRLFEKWIRAEIYDGQKIWTLDKGIPQGSVVSPPLANLLLDELDETLISFKMKLVRYADDFLILTKTEAAAQDAIELTDMMLEDLQLDLNPLKTKIVHFDKGFKFLGAIFLHDGIFLPFPQKRDKEHPPPKLPPPLTLRRYLELKNK; from the coding sequence ATGAACGACTTACTCAAAAAACTCGTGACCATCTCCAACCTCGATGCCGCCTGGCAGCGCGTGCTCGCCAACGGCGGCTGCCGGGGGAGTGATGGCGTCAATCTGCAGCGCTTCGGCCTCGACCTCATCGGCAACCTCCGCGACCTCAGCCACAGCCTCGAGCACGGCTACTACCATCCCTATCCCTTGCTGCGATCTCCCGTGCCCAAGGGGCGTTCGACAGTTGGACCATTGAACCGTTCGACAGTTGCACCGTTAGACCGTTCAACCGTTAAACTGTCCAACGGTCAAACCGTCCAACCGTCCCACCGCTTCCTCTCGGTTCCAACCGTGAGAGACCGCGTTGCCCAAACCGCCGCCTTCCTCGCCACCAAAGAAATCTTCGAGGCCGAATTCGAAGACGTCTCCCACGCCTACCGCGAAGGCCGCGGCGTCAAAACCGCGGTCTGGGACATCAAAGAATGGCGCGACAAGGGCTATCGCTTCGCCGTCGACGCCGACATCACCTCGTATTTCGACAACGTGCCGCACGGCATTCTGCTCGGCAAGCTCGAAAAACTCATTCCCGACCCGGCCATCCTGCGTCTCTTCGAAAAATGGATTCGCGCCGAAATTTACGACGGCCAAAAAATCTGGACCCTCGACAAAGGCATTCCCCAAGGCTCCGTTGTCTCCCCGCCGCTCGCCAATTTGCTGCTCGACGAGCTCGACGAAACCCTCATCAGCTTCAAAATGAAACTCGTGCGCTACGCCGACGACTTTCTGATTTTAACCAAAACCGAAGCCGCCGCCCAAGACGCCATCGAGCTCACCGACATGATGCTCGAAGACTTGCAGCTCGACCTCAATCCGCTCAAAACCAAAATCGTCCACTTCGACAAAGGCTTCAAATTCCTCGGCGCGATCTTTTTGCACGACGGCATCTTCCTGCCCTTCCCGCAAAAGCGCGACAAAGAACATCCGCCGCCCAAGCTGCCGCCGCCGCTGACGCTGAGGAGATATTTGGAGTTGAAAAATAAGTGA
- the csx15 gene encoding CRISPR-associated protein Csx15, whose amino-acid sequence MTLLNLSHPLTAPQLEQIEALSGKKIQEIKNVPVHFDAATPYPEQIVALVDGLGLTPQQWQNEPILLNPPSFNFIAVALLAELHGRMGYFPPCIRLRPITGSIPPQFEVAEIINLQEMREKARTRR is encoded by the coding sequence ATGACCCTCCTCAACCTCTCCCACCCCCTCACCGCGCCGCAGCTCGAACAAATCGAAGCGTTGAGTGGGAAAAAAATTCAAGAAATCAAAAACGTGCCGGTGCATTTCGACGCCGCCACACCTTACCCCGAGCAAATCGTGGCGCTGGTCGACGGCCTCGGCCTCACCCCGCAGCAATGGCAGAACGAGCCGATTCTGCTCAATCCGCCGTCGTTCAACTTCATCGCCGTTGCCCTGCTGGCCGAGCTGCACGGCCGCATGGGATATTTTCCGCCCTGCATTCGTTTGCGCCCGATTACCGGCAGTATTCCGCCGCAATTCGAGGTCGCGGAAATCATCAACTTGCAGGAAATGCGGGAGAAGGCAAGAACGCGTAGGTAA
- a CDS encoding DUF1887 family CARF protein, which yields MTQNVRVLVIGGRFAPHLLGIVAEPPDVVEFIVSQDNPGQGKLAKEALQPFVNLQISDDPLFINAYDLQQGREACREIAARHPKAVITFDVTSAPKIPSFAALDVARELSQRLIFVDSSNGKIRNVVPENQATTLEIRVDLEQYLRCYGRRAEETFAPHALSISYEKACEAADYLGKGDAIVVETLANLRSWSQGKDKRTIPFQKTKPVTPPSYAVLQRLAELGLIKALQQDAEGRISYQLTCDHDYKFLDGKWLEFFVYLQVKACSDHAGAPLFNDVRMSVEIPSNGARKEIDVACMFHGQLILCSCKTAHPFRTEYLDELRAVSDLVGGDFTTRLFVTNILPTTESDVEKYGNYDKFLQQAHDRKIIVVAGDRLGDIGAILKQAATNPKYARI from the coding sequence ATGACTCAAAATGTCCGTGTCCTTGTTATCGGTGGCCGCTTTGCTCCTCATCTTTTAGGAATTGTGGCGGAGCCGCCGGACGTCGTTGAATTTATCGTCTCTCAAGATAATCCAGGTCAAGGAAAGCTGGCGAAGGAAGCGTTGCAGCCGTTCGTGAATTTGCAAATATCTGATGATCCGCTCTTCATTAATGCATACGATCTCCAGCAAGGGCGTGAAGCGTGTCGGGAAATTGCTGCGCGTCACCCCAAAGCGGTAATCACTTTCGACGTCACCTCAGCCCCCAAAATTCCAAGCTTTGCGGCGTTGGATGTCGCGCGTGAACTGAGCCAGCGTCTGATCTTTGTCGATTCAAGCAACGGCAAAATCCGCAACGTTGTGCCGGAAAACCAGGCCACTACTCTTGAGATTCGCGTTGATTTGGAGCAATATCTGCGTTGCTACGGCCGCCGCGCGGAAGAAACCTTCGCTCCGCATGCGCTCTCCATATCTTATGAAAAAGCGTGTGAAGCGGCGGATTATCTCGGAAAAGGTGATGCAATCGTCGTGGAAACGCTGGCAAATCTTCGCTCCTGGAGTCAAGGCAAAGATAAACGGACGATTCCTTTCCAAAAGACAAAGCCGGTCACCCCGCCAAGCTACGCCGTTTTGCAGCGCCTCGCTGAATTGGGATTGATAAAGGCACTACAACAAGACGCTGAAGGCCGGATTTCCTATCAGTTGACGTGTGATCATGATTACAAATTTCTCGATGGTAAGTGGCTGGAGTTTTTCGTCTACTTGCAGGTCAAAGCGTGTTCGGATCATGCTGGCGCGCCGCTTTTTAATGATGTCCGCATGAGCGTTGAAATTCCCTCCAACGGTGCCAGGAAGGAAATTGATGTTGCCTGTATGTTTCATGGCCAATTAATCCTTTGTTCCTGCAAAACCGCCCATCCCTTCCGAACCGAATATCTCGACGAACTGCGAGCCGTGAGCGACTTGGTTGGCGGCGATTTCACCACACGCCTCTTCGTGACCAACATTTTGCCCACGACTGAAAGCGACGTGGAGAAATATGGAAATTATGATAAATTTTTACAACAAGCACATGATCGTAAGATCATTGTTGTCGCCGGTGACAGATTGGGTGATATCGGTGCCATCCTGAAACAAGCAGCGACGAACCCGAAATACGCGAGGATTTGA
- a CDS encoding RAMP superfamily CRISPR-associated protein has product MNVYNFVRFGKPGIRSNVLGHDKFQEHSGRFTCELQALTALFIPETQGRVEKREHQKLKLLCGDDGQPFLPGSSLKGVIRNVAEALSGSCLTLPTRLFRGSLSYRSFGKEELYKIPCGFEHCSEAKNACPACRLFGLLSRDEVHLGKVMFGDATAVETITTRQMTIEALMEPKPRHRAFYGLPNKLDTARGRKFYYHRPNGARTTTQQTQYNKTIEAIVPPARFKFEVEYVNLDEKELSLLIFALVLEDQMRHKIGMGKPVGLGSAQITIASDSWVKIDRNARYTQLGGGMTTLSGAALAIEINNWRAKFHQHYSEWQDCLNDLKQIWTWDENSPNDPQYPGQAWFRQNSKTPLEQAP; this is encoded by the coding sequence ATGAACGTCTATAATTTTGTGCGTTTTGGCAAGCCGGGCATTCGCAGCAACGTGCTCGGCCACGACAAATTTCAAGAACACAGCGGGCGCTTCACCTGCGAGCTGCAGGCATTGACGGCACTATTCATACCAGAAACTCAAGGCCGGGTTGAGAAACGCGAGCATCAAAAGCTGAAGCTTTTGTGCGGCGACGATGGCCAGCCGTTTTTGCCCGGCTCGAGTCTTAAAGGCGTCATTCGCAACGTGGCCGAAGCTCTGAGCGGCTCCTGCCTGACTTTACCAACCCGTCTATTCAGGGGTTCGTTATCCTATCGTTCTTTCGGCAAAGAAGAGCTTTATAAAATTCCGTGCGGTTTTGAGCATTGCAGTGAGGCCAAAAACGCTTGTCCCGCCTGTCGGTTGTTTGGCCTGCTTTCGCGTGACGAGGTTCATCTTGGCAAAGTGATGTTTGGCGACGCCACCGCCGTTGAAACGATAACTACAAGGCAAATGACCATCGAAGCGTTGATGGAGCCGAAGCCACGCCATCGCGCTTTCTATGGACTGCCGAACAAGCTCGATACTGCACGCGGCCGCAAATTTTACTATCATCGTCCAAACGGAGCACGAACGACAACGCAGCAAACACAGTACAACAAAACCATCGAAGCGATCGTGCCGCCGGCTCGCTTCAAATTCGAAGTCGAGTATGTCAATCTCGATGAAAAAGAGTTATCGCTGCTGATTTTTGCGCTTGTGCTCGAGGATCAGATGCGCCATAAGATCGGGATGGGAAAACCGGTAGGACTCGGCAGCGCGCAAATCACCATAGCCAGTGATAGTTGGGTGAAAATTGATCGTAACGCCCGTTACACACAACTGGGTGGCGGAATGACAACTTTGTCCGGCGCAGCCCTCGCCATTGAAATCAACAATTGGCGGGCGAAATTTCATCAGCACTATTCCGAGTGGCAAGATTGTTTGAACGATCTCAAACAAATTTGGACGTGGGATGAAAATTCTCCCAACGATCCCCAATATCCCGGACAGGCCTGGTTCAGACAAAATTCAAAGACACCGTTGGAACAAGCGCCGTAA
- the csx7 gene encoding CRISPR-associated RAMP protein Csx7, translating into MLKQLLNECLIDLHIKTDGPVLIKSGLAQISGPDMAWVRTFYNGKEQIYLPGSSLKGVMRSHAERIARTLNPKVIVACDPFGDKYSESRSCGACFDYQKDQKKREPESFEAYRDACLICKLFGSTYFAGRLAFADAYAVGEEPRPTQRDGVGIDRFTGGAAYGAKFELEVVTDAVFATTLHLRNFELWQLGLLGFLLQDLKDGLIRIGSGKSRGLGRVVGEVQKVTLHFLGESPKHDGQLKIAGVGARFDGKDYGMMKSDEVLVPYGGKVTTNLIRHTAVFPKDDFPWQIFAPLWVERARSFEDRLAGVRQGGKR; encoded by the coding sequence ATGCTTAAACAATTGCTCAATGAATGCCTGATCGACTTGCATATCAAAACCGACGGGCCGGTGCTCATCAAGTCCGGTCTCGCGCAAATCAGCGGACCGGACATGGCGTGGGTGCGCACGTTTTATAATGGCAAAGAGCAGATTTACCTGCCGGGCTCCTCGCTCAAAGGCGTGATGCGTTCGCACGCCGAGCGCATTGCGCGGACGTTGAATCCAAAAGTTATCGTCGCTTGCGATCCCTTTGGCGATAAATATAGCGAGTCGCGTTCTTGCGGCGCTTGCTTCGATTATCAAAAAGATCAGAAAAAGCGCGAACCTGAAAGTTTTGAAGCGTATCGCGACGCCTGTTTGATTTGCAAACTTTTCGGCTCGACTTACTTCGCCGGCCGCCTCGCGTTCGCCGATGCGTATGCCGTCGGAGAAGAGCCGCGGCCGACGCAACGGGATGGTGTCGGCATCGACCGCTTCACCGGTGGCGCGGCGTACGGCGCTAAATTCGAATTGGAAGTTGTGACCGACGCTGTTTTTGCAACTACACTGCATCTGCGAAATTTCGAGCTTTGGCAACTCGGCCTGTTGGGGTTTCTGCTGCAAGATCTGAAGGACGGCTTGATCCGTATCGGTTCCGGCAAAAGCCGCGGCCTCGGTCGGGTCGTCGGCGAAGTGCAAAAAGTGACTTTACATTTTTTAGGAGAATCGCCAAAGCATGACGGCCAGCTCAAGATTGCCGGTGTCGGCGCGCGTTTCGATGGCAAGGATTATGGCATGATGAAAAGCGACGAGGTGCTTGTGCCCTATGGCGGCAAAGTGACTACCAATCTCATTCGCCATACCGCTGTTTTCCCAAAGGATGATTTCCCCTGGCAAATTTTTGCACCGCTTTGGGTGGAACGCGCGCGAAGTTTTGAAGACCGTCTTGCCGGCGTCCGCCAAGGAGGCAAAAGATGA
- the csx7 gene encoding CRISPR-associated RAMP protein Csx7, translating to MNVTISRAQLRSRYRITGQLVFETALHIGGGRNPAASTDSPVVRDGAGLPFIPGSSIKGAVRAAVEKIIPNLGLTACGLTDASVKCLTAWSNSNPNEEKLKAYEAVREAVGRDPKAIREMEKKLRLLGNPPLDNEGKISEETLLHILDSHLCQVCKTFGAPTLASVIHFHDAPVVEDLWIGVTQVRDGVGIDRDSERARSQIKFDFEVVPPSTFFALKITLENPQPVDLGLTALALQELIAGMIPLGGIRSRGLGRCRLHEPKIEWVDFSDKNMLRDYLLSGKMTPKPFEAFIKEGLDTLLKQGD from the coding sequence ATGAATGTGACTATTTCTCGTGCCCAACTACGTTCCCGCTACCGCATCACCGGCCAATTGGTTTTCGAGACGGCCTTGCACATCGGTGGCGGGCGCAACCCGGCGGCCAGCACCGACAGCCCGGTCGTTCGCGATGGCGCCGGCCTGCCGTTTATTCCCGGCTCATCGATCAAAGGCGCGGTGCGCGCCGCCGTCGAGAAAATCATTCCGAACCTCGGCCTGACCGCATGCGGCCTGACCGATGCTTCGGTGAAATGTTTGACAGCTTGGTCAAACAGCAACCCCAATGAAGAAAAGCTCAAGGCTTATGAAGCCGTTCGCGAGGCGGTCGGTCGCGATCCCAAAGCCATTCGGGAAATGGAAAAGAAGCTGCGATTGCTTGGAAATCCTCCTTTGGATAACGAAGGCAAAATCTCCGAAGAAACCTTGCTGCACATTTTGGATAGCCATCTTTGCCAGGTCTGCAAAACCTTTGGCGCGCCAACCCTCGCCTCCGTGATTCACTTCCACGATGCGCCGGTGGTGGAGGATCTATGGATTGGAGTGACGCAGGTGCGCGATGGCGTCGGCATCGACCGCGACAGCGAACGTGCGCGGTCGCAGATCAAATTTGATTTCGAGGTTGTGCCGCCCTCCACCTTTTTTGCGCTGAAAATAACTTTGGAAAATCCTCAGCCGGTTGATTTGGGTTTGACCGCCCTCGCTTTGCAAGAGCTGATTGCCGGCATGATACCGCTCGGCGGCATCCGTTCACGTGGCCTTGGACGCTGTCGTTTGCACGAACCGAAAATCGAATGGGTCGATTTCTCGGACAAGAATATGCTGCGCGACTATTTGTTGAGCGGCAAGATGACTCCCAAACCTTTTGAAGCTTTCATAAAAGAAGGCTTGGATACACTTTTGAAACAAGGAGACTAA
- a CDS encoding RAMP superfamily CRISPR-associated protein, translating into MPLLPIEIRFTVALNRSFAIGTGFRRGLVHRTIERDADGYIYIPASTLKGKAREAAGKIAQQMNLEVCQSVRPDSLCSSHKGMSTCLVCRTFGSPGRMLENGLVGLYWRDAHLAERYRQVFKSDLNAQMTSRTQVQLSRSRGVAAEDHLFTSEVALEGLVFDGSVHGRLDATPLSSDSTESYELLLLILALKMVAHLGGGKSRGSGSCIIELEQVKANHALIEWKALLKKIDQLGNFSGGKKQ; encoded by the coding sequence ATGCCACTATTACCTATTGAAATCAGATTTACCGTTGCACTGAATCGCTCGTTTGCGATAGGAACCGGCTTTCGGCGAGGTTTGGTGCACCGCACGATAGAGCGCGATGCCGATGGTTATATTTATATTCCGGCCTCCACTTTGAAAGGCAAAGCGCGCGAAGCCGCCGGGAAAATCGCGCAGCAAATGAATTTGGAGGTCTGCCAGTCGGTTCGGCCGGACAGTCTGTGTTCCTCTCATAAGGGGATGAGCACGTGTCTCGTGTGCCGCACCTTTGGTTCGCCCGGCAGAATGTTAGAAAACGGCCTGGTCGGATTGTATTGGCGAGATGCGCATCTGGCAGAAAGATATCGCCAAGTATTCAAGAGCGATCTGAACGCGCAGATGACGTCACGCACGCAGGTACAATTGAGCCGCAGCCGCGGTGTGGCCGCTGAGGATCATTTGTTCACGAGTGAGGTGGCTTTGGAAGGATTGGTTTTTGACGGCAGCGTTCATGGAAGGCTGGACGCAACACCGCTGTCAAGCGATTCGACGGAGTCGTATGAGCTGCTGCTTCTAATTTTGGCGCTGAAAATGGTCGCGCATTTGGGCGGCGGCAAAAGTCGCGGCAGCGGTAGTTGTATTATCGAACTTGAACAAGTTAAAGCGAACCATGCCCTCATCGAATGGAAAGCGTTGTTGAAAAAAATCGATCAGCTTGGCAATTTTAGCGGAGGGAAAAAGCAATGA